CAGGAGGCGGGACCATTTACCTCACGCGAGCGCCAAATCCGCAGGCGATGTATGTCCGCCTTAGGTGGTTGGGCGGGCTTTACGGCGAAAAAGCCCGCCCTGCCGATACCCCCGGAGAGTATTCTCGCCGGTTGGGTCTCAAGTTGACCGCCGAAGCGACCGAAATCTCGGCAATCACTGATGCTTTTGCCCGCTCCCGCTACGGACGTCCGGGGTCAGCCGATATTGCCAGCAGAGATGAACTGATGGACACCTGGAAAAAACTAAGCGCCGGTCTGATTCGCGGCCGGTTCTTTTATCCCAAATAAAAGAATCGAAAAAGATAAACTCTCTGTTCACCCCAAATGAACAGTTCAATAACTATTTGACCGGTGTATCGACTAGGTGCGGCAGGTGCGAGCCGGCAAATACGATCCAGGCCAGGTTTACCCCCGCAAGCAACCTTTCGCTGATACCGATGAATCTTATCGGGTTCAAGGGCAGCAACTGGAAAGCGATCAGCCCACCAATGGCGGCCATTAAATAAGAGAAGTGCAGGATTGTAGCCGAATCCGGATTGTTGCCGATGGCCCTGGAAAGCAGGTAACAATTGATCGGGAATAGCGCGGCTAGTACGATCACTGTGGTCACATGAATTCCGCCGCCCAACGACTCTATACCCAACCCCGGATCGGTCTTGAAAACGGTGATTATCCCGAACCCAATGCTCATCACGGCAAAAATAAGACCGGAGATTCTCACCCAATGGTTTGTCCTGGCGGACTTAGACGAGAGGATAAATGCCGCGAACATAATCTGGGTGAAGCCAGCAGCCGCCATGCCGAGTTGTTCCAGCCATCCCCAAGGATAGAATACCAGGTCGCTGATGGATTCATTCAACGGGTTATAGCCGGAATTCAGGCTGACTCCCATGGCATCGCAAATGACGACGGTGGCCGCGGCCAGACCGCAAATGATGGGAAGAGATGATGAGATAGTCTCATGCAGACGACGTCGAATCACAATTTAATTATATGTGAATTTCGGGGCAAAATTAAAAATCCGTCGCTGCCTGTGGATAAGTCCTAATGAATATGGAGAACTTTTGACAGGAAAGCGCGTGAGCGCTCTTCTTTGGGGTTGATGAAAAAATCGTTCGGAGAAGCCATCTCGACGATGCGGCCTTCGTCCATGAATATCATACGATCTGCCGCCGCCCTGGCAAAGCCCATCTCGTGGGACACTACTACCATAGTCATGCCTTCCGCCGCCAGGCCGGTCATGACGTCCAGGACTTCCTTGATCATTTCGGGATCAAGGGCTGAGGTGGGTTCATCGAACAGCATGATTTTCGGATTCATGGCCAGGGCTCTGGCAATAGCCACCCGCTGCTGCTGACCGCCCGAAAGCTGCCCGGGAAATGCCCGTTCTTTTTCCGGGATGCCGACTTTTTTCAACAGTTCACGGGCTATGCCCTCAGCCTCCGAACGACTGCGCTTTCTGACCTGCATTTGTGCCAAAATGAGGTTATCCATCACGGACAGGTGCGAAAAAAGATTGAATTGCTGGAAAACCATGCCGACTTCCTGGCGCACCGCGTTGATATTTTCAGTGCTGTCGAGCGGAATTCCATCGACGGAAATTCTGCCCGAGTTGTATTCCTCGAGCCGGTTTATGCAACGCAGGAGGGTCGACTTGCCAGAACCTGAAGGTCCGATAATGACCACGACTTCACCCTTTTCGACGGTAAGACTGACGCCGCGAAGAGCGTGAACACGGCCGAAACGCTTGTGGACATCTTCGATCTCGATTATTGGCTCTGGCATGCTATTTCTCATAACGGGTCTTTCGTTCGATAAATGAAACGATGCGCGCGGCAAAAAGGGTCATGATCAAATAAAGCAGCGCCACCATGGTCCATGTCTCAATGGGGCTGAAATTAGTGGCCATGATTTCTCTGCCCCTCCGGGTCAGGTCGGCGACAGCCACGACCGATACGAGCGACGAATCCTTCAAAAGGGCGACAAACTCATTGCCCATCGGAGGAAGAATGACCCTGAACGCCTGGGGCAGCACGACGAATCGCATGGCCTGGAAGTGGCTCATGCCAAGACTCCTAGCGGCTTCCATCTGCCCCTTCGGGATGCTCTGAATGCCTGCCCGAACGATCTCGCTCATGTAGGCGCCATAACAAACGGTGATGCCGATAATGGCGGTAACAATCGGATTCGCCTGGTAGTTCTCCAGGGCTCCAACGTGGA
This is a stretch of genomic DNA from Dehalogenimonas etheniformans. It encodes these proteins:
- a CDS encoding DUF998 domain-containing protein, whose product is MIRRRLHETISSSLPIICGLAAATVVICDAMGVSLNSGYNPLNESISDLVFYPWGWLEQLGMAAAGFTQIMFAAFILSSKSARTNHWVRISGLIFAVMSIGFGIITVFKTDPGLGIESLGGGIHVTTVIVLAALFPINCYLLSRAIGNNPDSATILHFSYLMAAIGGLIAFQLLPLNPIRFIGISERLLAGVNLAWIVFAGSHLPHLVDTPVK
- a CDS encoding amino acid ABC transporter permease, yielding MKQEEPVVTPKEELKFVTGGEVNIRQDPWWWLVAGVAALIILLVVIKPDPFKNIVSFVSDGIAITALVTVVSYVLMVALGLVGGLSRLAKNKIIFGVATLYVEIIRGVPLLVQLIGWYFVSPVVVQKIGAWIHVGALENYQANPIVTAIIGITVCYGAYMSEIVRAGIQSIPKGQMEAARSLGMSHFQAMRFVVLPQAFRVILPPMGNEFVALLKDSSLVSVVAVADLTRRGREIMATNFSPIETWTMVALLYLIMTLFAARIVSFIERKTRYEK
- a CDS encoding amino acid ABC transporter ATP-binding protein; this encodes MPEPIIEIEDVHKRFGRVHALRGVSLTVEKGEVVVIIGPSGSGKSTLLRCINRLEEYNSGRISVDGIPLDSTENINAVRQEVGMVFQQFNLFSHLSVMDNLILAQMQVRKRSRSEAEGIARELLKKVGIPEKERAFPGQLSGGQQQRVAIARALAMNPKIMLFDEPTSALDPEMIKEVLDVMTGLAAEGMTMVVVSHEMGFARAAADRMIFMDEGRIVEMASPNDFFINPKEERSRAFLSKVLHIH